From the Bacteroidales bacterium genome, one window contains:
- a CDS encoding ABC transporter permease, producing the protein MRKTINEQNLIKKRYILGTDRFGRDMLSRLIIGGRVSLSVGLVAVLVSLVIGILLGLISGYYGGIIDKLIVWIINVFWSVPTLLLVIAVCMALGKGFWQIFLAIGLTMWVEVARVVRGKVLQLKNMEYIEAARVLGFSDFRIMLKHLLPNIIGPIMVISASNFASAILIESGLSFLGIGIEPPAPTWGAMIRDHYGYIIVGKAWLAMTPGIAVMAMVWAFTVSGDYLRKVFKVD; encoded by the coding sequence ATGCGTAAAACAATTAATGAACAAAACTTGATTAAAAAACGCTATATCCTGGGTACAGACCGTTTTGGTAGAGATATGTTAAGTCGTTTGATAATTGGCGGAAGAGTATCGTTATCGGTTGGTCTTGTAGCAGTGCTTGTTTCGTTAGTAATAGGGATTTTATTAGGCTTAATATCAGGATACTATGGTGGAATTATTGACAAACTAATTGTTTGGATAATTAATGTTTTCTGGTCTGTTCCTACCCTTTTATTAGTTATTGCTGTTTGTATGGCTCTTGGAAAAGGATTTTGGCAAATTTTTCTTGCAATCGGGCTTACCATGTGGGTTGAAGTAGCACGTGTTGTAAGAGGAAAGGTTTTACAACTTAAAAATATGGAGTACATCGAAGCTGCAAGAGTTTTAGGATTCTCAGATTTTAGAATTATGTTAAAACATTTACTACCAAACATTATAGGTCCTATTATGGTAATTTCAGCATCGAATTTTGCATCGGCAATATTAATCGAAAGTGGTTTAAGTTTTTTGGGAATTGGAATTGAACCACCTGCACCAACCTGGGGCGCTATGATTCGCGATCATTATGGTTACATAATAGTCGGTAAAGCCTGGCTTGCTATGACTCCTGGAATTGCAGTAATGGCAATGGTGTGGGCTTTTACAGTATCGGGGGATTACTTGAGAAAGGTTTTTAAAGTTGATTAG
- a CDS encoding peptidylprolyl isomerase has translation MIIENDKLVSLTYQLKSDNANGEVIETVTEDNPLTFIYGQGMMLPKFEENILGRKVGESFEFILDSTDAYGEYSEDNIIEIPSSVFELDKPENKSLVKVGNSIPMMDSAGNRLTGVVLKIEKDFVTMDFNHVMAGKQLHFTGKVISVTEPSEEDLMMFNTGGCSGCGGGDCSSGGCH, from the coding sequence ATGATTATTGAAAATGACAAATTGGTTTCGCTGACATATCAACTGAAATCAGACAATGCTAATGGAGAGGTAATCGAGACAGTTACAGAAGATAATCCATTAACTTTTATTTATGGACAAGGAATGATGTTGCCAAAATTTGAAGAGAATATACTGGGTAGAAAAGTAGGGGAAAGCTTTGAGTTTATATTAGATTCAACAGATGCGTATGGTGAATACTCCGAAGATAACATAATTGAAATACCTTCATCTGTTTTTGAATTAGATAAACCAGAAAACAAAAGCCTTGTAAAAGTTGGGAATTCTATACCAATGATGGATTCTGCAGGAAACCGTTTAACAGGCGTGGTTTTAAAGATCGAAAAAGATTTCGTAACAATGGATTTTAACCATGTGATGGCGGGAAAACAGTTGCATTTCACAGGAAAGGTTATATCAGTTACAGAACCATCGGAAGAGGACTTAATGATGTTTAACACAGGTGGTTGTAGTGGCTGTGGAGGTGGAGATTGTAGTAGTGGTGGATGTCATTAA
- a CDS encoding sigma-70 family RNA polymerase sigma factor — protein sequence MRQLKITKSITNRESASLDKYLQEIGKEDLITVEEEVELAQRIHKGDREALEKLTRANLRFVVSVAKQYQNQGLSLPDLINEGNLGLIKAAEKFDETRGFKFISYAVWWIRQSILQALAEQSRIVRLPLNQVGSLNKINKAYAKFEQENERTPTTEELAEILEIPKEKVADTLRVSGRHISVDAPFVEGEDNSLLDVLENSHSPDADGILMKESLSKEIERALSTLTERERDIIKLHFGISCQEMTLEEVGERFGLTRERVRQIKEKAIRRLRHTSRSKLLKAYLG from the coding sequence ATGAGACAATTAAAAATTACAAAATCCATTACCAATCGTGAGAGTGCTTCGCTTGATAAGTATTTGCAGGAAATTGGTAAAGAAGATCTAATTACAGTTGAAGAAGAAGTTGAATTAGCACAGCGTATTCACAAAGGAGACCGTGAAGCTCTTGAGAAACTTACAAGAGCAAATTTAAGATTTGTGGTATCGGTTGCCAAGCAGTATCAAAACCAGGGTCTTAGCTTGCCGGACCTTATTAACGAGGGAAATTTAGGTTTAATAAAAGCGGCAGAAAAGTTTGACGAAACACGAGGTTTTAAATTTATCTCTTATGCCGTTTGGTGGATTCGTCAATCAATTTTACAAGCTTTAGCCGAGCAGTCTCGTATTGTTCGTTTGCCATTAAACCAAGTGGGTTCGTTAAATAAGATAAACAAAGCTTATGCAAAGTTTGAACAAGAGAACGAGCGTACCCCGACTACAGAAGAGTTAGCTGAAATTCTCGAGATACCAAAAGAGAAGGTCGCCGATACACTTCGTGTTTCAGGTCGTCATATCTCGGTTGATGCACCGTTCGTAGAAGGCGAAGATAACAGTCTGCTTGACGTGCTTGAAAATAGCCACAGCCCGGATGCTGACGGAATTCTAATGAAAGAATCGTTGAGCAAGGAGATAGAGCGTGCTTTGTCAACTCTTACCGAAAGAGAGCGTGATATTATTAAATTGCATTTCGGAATTTCATGTCAAGAGATGACCTTAGAAGAAGTTGGAGAACGTTTTGGATTAACACGCGAACGAGTTCGTCAAATTAAAGAGAAAGCTATTAGGAGATTGCGTCATACATCACGCAGTAAACTTCTTAAAGCTTATCTAGGATAA
- a CDS encoding diacylglycerol kinase family lipid kinase has translation MAIESSEVNIAFIINPISGISQKKKIRRQIPKIFGDGNFKYTIVETEYEGHAIDLASEMSKNHDIVVAVGGDGTLNEVVRGILNTDTKLGIVPCGSGNGLARHLKISLNSARALKAIKNGQEHSINTIMFNGKPFINVSGIGFDALVAHKFAESARRGIWSYFKNTIRVYFGFKPIEVTITIENQTFERKALLVTFANSSQFGYNATISPISDVSDGAMEVCILKPFSFFKSVIVVAARLFTKRMHKSKHLEIIRTKKVSIITKTPVASHIDGSPYVIDTRFEVEINKKSITAIF, from the coding sequence ATGGCGATCGAATCATCAGAGGTAAATATTGCTTTTATTATTAATCCAATTTCAGGAATAAGTCAGAAGAAAAAAATCAGAAGACAAATCCCGAAGATCTTTGGTGACGGCAATTTTAAATATACGATTGTTGAAACTGAATATGAGGGACATGCAATCGATTTAGCTTCAGAAATGTCAAAAAATCATGACATCGTTGTAGCTGTTGGTGGCGATGGGACTTTAAATGAAGTTGTCAGAGGTATTTTAAATACTGATACAAAGCTTGGAATTGTCCCGTGTGGAAGTGGAAACGGTTTAGCAAGGCATCTAAAAATCTCCTTAAATAGTGCTAGAGCTTTAAAAGCCATTAAAAACGGGCAAGAGCATAGTATTAATACTATTATGTTTAACGGAAAGCCATTTATAAATGTATCGGGAATAGGCTTTGACGCCCTGGTGGCGCATAAATTTGCAGAAAGTGCAAGACGAGGAATATGGTCATATTTCAAAAATACAATTCGTGTTTATTTTGGTTTTAAGCCGATAGAAGTCACTATTACCATTGAAAATCAGACTTTTGAAAGAAAAGCCTTGCTTGTTACATTTGCTAATTCATCGCAATTTGGCTATAATGCTACAATTTCTCCAATATCCGATGTTAGCGATGGTGCTATGGAGGTTTGCATATTAAAACCATTTTCTTTTTTTAAAAGTGTTATTGTGGTTGCTGCAAGATTGTTTACCAAAAGGATGCATAAAAGTAAGCATTTAGAAATTATTCGGACTAAAAAGGTTTCTATAATCACCAAAACACCTGTAGCTTCGCATATTGATGGAAGTCCTTATGTTATTGATACACGTTTTGAAGTAGAGATAAATAAAAAGTCAATAACAGCAATATTTTAA
- the pbpC gene encoding penicillin-binding protein 1C: MKRFLDTLKRGLANYKELSVRKKLLLLGIVLLLLFVISLFFNSIRFSSPWSPVLYDSKGNLISAALAEDNQFRFFPSDSVPEKLKTCIEVFEDKRFRSHIGVDIRALGRALYQNISNRKVVSGASTITMQVVRISKGVGKRTVWVKFKELYEAVRLDLHLSKDSILTLWATHAPFGGNVVGYEAAAWRYFGRSADNLSWAEAATLAVLPNAPALIIPGKNSEKLKEKRDRLLVKLAKLGIIDETTAELSFDEPVPQSIYTFPETGRWLLQSHSKLTGQNPYKKVNTTIDSYLQERVSTIVRSYSAQYKQTNIHNIAVLVMETKSGNVLAYIGNSTLKGAENQWVDNISALRSPGSTLKPILYASMVGRGELLPKMLVPDYPTNIDGYLPRNFDGLWNGALPADDALCRSVNVPFVRLLQQHGIAQFNTTLKKMGITTLTKSPGHYGLSIILGGAETTLWETTGVYASLGRILLNYSENSGRYDKLDIHAPLLYSTETYPIYSETEDYPISPSGIWAAFEALQKPERPDIERGWEYFPSSRRVAWKTGTSFGFRDAWAIGTDPEYTVGVWVGNSSGVSASGLLGISKAAPVLFEVFAILPKAESWFPQPHDHLTEVAVCSKSGFLPSEYCPEIDTIYTSDVEFVTGKCPYHKPVYLTADRKYRTTPEYSNQRVDTVWFSLPPIISRYYKRRNLLYQPLPKFDPKITVTLNKQNLKIIYPDRNSKIHIPTEIDGKQGKVLFEVAHTDNAVSVFWYIDSELVATTQYEHKLQVLLPQGQHELTVIGEDGSIDETMFYISLSKSEN, encoded by the coding sequence ATGAAACGATTTCTTGATACGTTAAAGCGTGGCTTGGCAAACTATAAGGAGTTGAGTGTAAGAAAAAAACTACTCCTTTTGGGAATAGTTTTGCTTTTATTGTTTGTTATATCGCTGTTTTTCAACTCTATACGTTTCTCGTCGCCTTGGTCTCCAGTCTTATATGATTCAAAGGGGAACCTAATATCAGCCGCACTTGCGGAAGATAATCAGTTTCGATTTTTCCCTTCAGACTCAGTTCCCGAGAAACTTAAAACATGTATTGAAGTGTTTGAGGATAAACGGTTTCGTAGTCATATTGGTGTAGATATAAGGGCTTTAGGTCGGGCATTGTATCAAAATATCAGCAATCGCAAAGTTGTAAGTGGCGCAAGCACTATTACCATGCAGGTTGTGAGAATATCTAAAGGAGTGGGTAAAAGAACGGTTTGGGTTAAGTTTAAGGAGTTGTATGAAGCTGTCCGTTTGGATTTGCATTTAAGTAAAGACAGTATCTTGACCCTTTGGGCGACTCATGCCCCTTTCGGAGGCAATGTGGTTGGATATGAGGCAGCTGCATGGCGTTATTTTGGGCGGTCTGCCGACAATTTAAGCTGGGCTGAAGCTGCAACTTTGGCTGTTTTACCAAATGCTCCTGCTTTGATTATACCGGGTAAAAACAGTGAAAAACTTAAAGAAAAACGCGACAGACTACTTGTCAAACTCGCAAAGCTTGGAATAATTGACGAAACAACCGCCGAATTGTCGTTCGATGAGCCCGTTCCGCAATCAATATATACATTTCCTGAAACAGGCAGATGGCTTTTGCAGTCTCATTCAAAACTTACAGGACAAAATCCTTACAAAAAAGTGAATACAACCATTGACTCCTATTTGCAGGAGCGAGTATCGACAATTGTTAGAAGCTATTCAGCTCAGTATAAGCAAACTAATATCCATAATATTGCTGTTTTGGTAATGGAAACAAAAAGTGGTAATGTTTTGGCATATATAGGCAACTCGACACTGAAAGGTGCAGAAAATCAGTGGGTTGATAATATTTCTGCACTGCGAAGTCCAGGAAGTACCTTGAAACCAATTTTGTATGCCTCTATGGTTGGTCGTGGCGAGCTTTTGCCCAAAATGTTAGTGCCCGACTATCCCACAAATATTGACGGATACCTGCCACGCAATTTCGACGGGCTCTGGAATGGCGCACTCCCAGCAGATGACGCTTTATGTCGTTCCGTTAATGTTCCGTTCGTAAGACTGCTACAGCAACACGGTATAGCACAGTTCAATACAACCCTAAAAAAGATGGGGATAACTACTTTGACCAAAAGTCCTGGTCATTACGGATTGTCAATAATTTTGGGCGGAGCAGAGACGACACTTTGGGAAACGACAGGTGTTTACGCGTCACTCGGGCGGATTTTGCTAAACTATAGCGAAAACTCTGGTCGTTACGACAAGTTAGATATACATGCACCACTATTATATAGTACAGAGACTTATCCAATCTATTCAGAAACAGAAGATTATCCAATTTCACCATCTGGAATATGGGCAGCGTTTGAGGCTTTGCAAAAACCTGAACGTCCTGATATTGAGAGAGGTTGGGAGTATTTTCCATCATCAAGGCGCGTAGCTTGGAAGACAGGAACAAGTTTTGGATTTCGCGATGCGTGGGCAATAGGCACCGATCCCGAATACACAGTAGGAGTTTGGGTTGGAAACTCAAGCGGAGTTTCAGCCTCGGGATTATTAGGAATTTCAAAAGCTGCACCTGTTTTGTTCGAGGTTTTTGCAATATTGCCAAAAGCAGAGTCGTGGTTTCCGCAACCGCATGACCATTTAACTGAGGTTGCAGTATGCAGTAAATCAGGTTTTTTACCCTCTGAATATTGCCCCGAGATAGATACAATTTACACATCAGACGTTGAGTTTGTTACAGGAAAGTGTCCTTATCACAAACCGGTTTACCTCACTGCCGATAGAAAATACAGAACAACACCCGAATATAGCAATCAAAGAGTTGATACAGTGTGGTTTTCGCTTCCGCCAATTATTTCGCGCTACTATAAAAGACGAAATTTACTGTACCAACCGTTGCCTAAATTTGACCCCAAAATAACAGTTACCTTAAATAAGCAGAACTTGAAGATTATATATCCCGACAGGAACTCTAAAATACACATTCCTACCGAGATAGACGGAAAACAGGGGAAAGTGCTGTTTGAGGTAGCACACACCGACAATGCAGTATCAGTTTTTTGGTATATTGACAGTGAATTAGTCGCAACAACGCAATATGAACATAAATTGCAGGTCTTGCTACCACAAGGACAACATGAGCTTACAGTAATAGGAGAGGACGGAAGTATTGATGAAACTATGTTTTATATTTCTTTATCAAAATCCGAAAATTAA
- a CDS encoding glutaminyl-peptide cyclotransferase: protein MIHTKLNSLFYNSATIAIFLFFAIILNACNSQPTSRTDEVKTTQPKYSVSITKPSRNDVFRIEDEISFNFRVSDSIKFDSIKIIINNLDIISFNDINAVKWNSTNAKTGSNHVRFVFHVDTLQISSSTSLRFLAANKPIEYGYKIVNTYPHDTKAYTQGLMFEDGYLYESTGQYNESSLRKIDLKTGKVLKQYDLPDEDFGEGIARYEDKIYLLTWESKKGYVFNLQTFDLVLEFPISTEGWGLTYDDKHLIRSDGTHILHFISPEQFSEVGTIEVYDHERKITRLNELEYYDNKIWANVYGEDYIVTIDPKSGQVLEKIDLQGLLSEQDRRNYRVDVLNGIAWDRKNRRLFVTGKLWPKLFEIELVKK, encoded by the coding sequence ATGATACACACAAAATTAAATTCACTTTTTTACAACTCTGCGACCATCGCGATATTTTTATTTTTTGCAATTATTTTAAACGCTTGCAATTCCCAACCCACAAGCAGAACCGATGAGGTAAAAACAACGCAACCAAAATATAGCGTATCTATTACCAAGCCATCGAGAAATGATGTTTTTCGCATTGAAGACGAAATAAGTTTTAATTTTCGAGTATCGGATTCTATAAAATTCGACAGTATTAAAATAATAATCAACAACTTAGATATAATTTCATTTAATGATATTAATGCTGTAAAATGGAACTCTACAAATGCTAAAACCGGCTCAAACCACGTAAGATTTGTTTTCCATGTCGATACTTTACAGATAAGCTCATCGACATCGTTACGTTTTTTGGCTGCGAATAAGCCTATAGAATACGGATACAAAATAGTTAACACCTACCCTCACGATACAAAAGCATACACCCAAGGGTTGATGTTCGAAGATGGTTACTTGTACGAAAGCACTGGGCAATACAACGAATCATCATTAAGGAAGATTGATTTAAAAACTGGCAAAGTGTTGAAACAATACGACTTACCTGATGAGGATTTTGGCGAGGGAATAGCCCGCTATGAAGACAAAATTTATCTTCTGACTTGGGAGTCGAAAAAGGGATATGTATTTAATTTACAAACCTTTGACCTTGTTCTTGAGTTTCCAATTTCAACCGAAGGTTGGGGACTTACATACGATGACAAGCATCTAATTCGCAGTGATGGAACTCACATTCTGCACTTTATTAGCCCTGAGCAATTTTCGGAAGTCGGGACAATTGAAGTTTACGACCATGAACGCAAAATAACAAGGCTTAACGAACTTGAATATTACGACAATAAAATTTGGGCTAACGTTTACGGCGAAGATTATATAGTTACAATCGATCCAAAAAGTGGACAAGTATTAGAAAAAATCGACCTGCAAGGACTTCTTAGCGAGCAAGATAGAAGAAATTACCGCGTAGATGTTCTAAACGGAATTGCATGGGACAGGAAAAACAGACGACTGTTTGTAACGGGAAAATTATGGCCCAAATTGTTTGAAATTGAACTTGTAAAAAAATAG
- a CDS encoding redoxin domain-containing protein, with product MIQIKSFAKLLVALVLVFTTVSCQSQGIQDRTVTVYLRGVSMARVSFSPLTGSNAYKPIKVFEQVQNGQNVTFTIKKELIPSDFQLRFDYFDVNSGKPSASEQRIFVNKQNVNLNINPIYATIADSVIFSDNDKENKIYQQFSIQNQSIKENIGLIQMVLSKYDDKNSSFYKEGLKEYKQRIKQHADWLKQQAKEHKDLFVSHTFVLQEVPEIDFSLDEKARKNAMLENYINIIDFKDTLLTHSFDYRKWLDNFVSMHFDRSYTAVQTDSALVSAGRKLIERAKTGDPVVCGKMLDYFFEGYESMGMESGIQMLAEHLNNPKCPATKKEAIIKRIEGISNLKIGTTAPDFDITDTENSSINFHNFGKSKPYKLLMIWSADCEHCQEVTQQLYMFYTNSHVSSKFDVLAVSIDETETEIPKWESNIKDLPKWTHALSKGGLLSQVAKMYYVVSTPVLVIVDTESNKIVGLPKTARDVAMFFSEN from the coding sequence ATGATACAAATAAAGAGCTTTGCAAAATTATTAGTTGCCTTAGTATTAGTATTCACAACTGTTTCATGCCAGAGTCAAGGCATTCAAGATAGAACTGTTACCGTTTACTTACGTGGGGTTTCAATGGCTCGTGTGTCATTCTCTCCTCTTACAGGATCAAATGCATATAAGCCAATAAAAGTTTTTGAGCAGGTGCAAAACGGACAAAACGTTACCTTTACAATAAAAAAAGAGCTGATACCCAGCGACTTTCAATTGCGTTTTGATTATTTTGATGTTAACTCTGGCAAACCCTCAGCTTCCGAGCAACGTATTTTTGTGAACAAGCAAAACGTTAATCTAAACATTAATCCAATTTATGCCACAATTGCCGATAGCGTTATTTTTTCTGATAACGACAAAGAAAACAAAATATATCAGCAGTTTAGTATTCAAAATCAATCAATTAAGGAAAATATTGGTTTAATTCAAATGGTTTTATCCAAATATGATGACAAAAACAGCAGTTTCTATAAAGAGGGGTTAAAAGAGTACAAACAGAGAATCAAACAACACGCTGATTGGCTAAAACAACAGGCAAAAGAACATAAAGACCTTTTTGTAAGCCATACTTTTGTACTTCAGGAGGTTCCGGAAATTGATTTTTCACTTGATGAAAAGGCTCGAAAGAACGCAATGCTCGAAAACTATATCAACATAATTGATTTTAAAGATACTCTACTTACACACTCTTTCGATTATCGAAAATGGTTAGATAATTTTGTTAGCATGCACTTTGACAGGAGTTACACGGCTGTTCAAACCGACTCAGCTTTAGTATCGGCAGGCAGAAAACTGATTGAAAGGGCAAAAACAGGCGACCCTGTTGTTTGTGGAAAAATGTTGGACTATTTTTTCGAGGGATACGAAAGTATGGGAATGGAATCGGGCATTCAAATGCTTGCAGAACATCTTAATAATCCTAAGTGTCCGGCAACAAAAAAAGAAGCTATCATCAAGCGCATTGAGGGAATAAGTAATCTTAAAATTGGTACAACTGCACCCGATTTTGATATTACCGACACAGAAAACAGTTCCATAAATTTCCACAATTTTGGAAAATCAAAACCATATAAACTGCTTATGATATGGAGTGCCGATTGTGAACATTGTCAAGAGGTTACGCAGCAGCTATATATGTTTTACACAAATTCACATGTTAGTTCAAAATTCGATGTCTTGGCTGTAAGCATTGATGAAACTGAGACAGAAATTCCTAAATGGGAAAGCAATATAAAAGACCTTCCGAAATGGACACATGCACTAAGCAAAGGTGGGCTTTTAAGTCAGGTTGCGAAAATGTATTATGTTGTATCAACGCCGGTTTTGGTAATTGTTGATACAGAAAGCAATAAGATTGTTGGACTGCCTAAGACGGCAAGGGATGTTGCTATGTTTTTTAGCGAAAATTAG
- a CDS encoding glycosyltransferase: protein MVFTLELILIVGFTTVIFLYFLSVCVLSIKLNKTESNTNLKPETCVDIVIAFRNEEQTIVALIDSLIRQSYHNCKFILVDDHSTDNSLSIAIAKTKNEQRFQILQLPDNLVGKKDALKYGIKQCKGEFILFTDADCEISPNWVETITKEMTHNNLEFCSGALLIHDCKNILQKLQAVETLFLTAVGHSLISCKKPVLCNGANIAIKRETNDTTLLNHVSSGDDIFRLQQAVKAKRRIGYTTTKEAQIFSKAEPTLLKMIQQKVRWIGKSKHYIETFSLIFTAFIGLSQVVAAVSIFILPVKIWITLLATKILSETILTVKAMSVYDHKVSPFNIFAVGILYPFYSVAIAIISLFYKPQWKGRKVKG, encoded by the coding sequence ATGGTTTTTACACTTGAATTAATTTTAATAGTTGGATTTACAACAGTAATATTCCTTTATTTTCTATCTGTCTGTGTTCTATCTATTAAGCTAAACAAAACAGAAAGCAACACCAACTTAAAACCAGAAACTTGTGTTGACATCGTAATAGCTTTTCGCAACGAAGAACAGACAATAGTCGCCCTAATTGATTCATTAATTAGACAATCGTACCATAATTGCAAATTTATTTTGGTTGACGACCACTCCACCGACAACAGCCTCTCTATAGCTATTGCGAAAACGAAAAACGAACAACGTTTTCAAATTCTTCAACTACCCGACAATTTGGTAGGAAAAAAAGATGCTTTAAAGTACGGCATAAAACAGTGCAAAGGAGAGTTTATTCTATTTACCGATGCCGATTGCGAGATAAGTCCAAACTGGGTTGAAACAATAACAAAAGAAATGACACACAACAACTTAGAGTTTTGCTCTGGAGCGTTGCTAATACACGATTGCAAAAACATTTTGCAAAAACTCCAAGCAGTTGAAACTCTGTTTTTAACAGCAGTTGGGCACTCTTTAATTTCATGTAAAAAACCTGTTTTGTGCAATGGAGCAAACATAGCCATAAAACGAGAAACTAACGATACTACGCTACTAAACCACGTTTCCTCCGGAGACGATATCTTTAGACTTCAACAGGCTGTTAAAGCAAAAAGAAGAATTGGATACACAACTACAAAAGAGGCACAAATATTCTCAAAAGCCGAACCTACTTTATTGAAAATGATACAGCAAAAGGTGCGTTGGATAGGAAAATCAAAACATTACATAGAGACATTTTCATTAATATTCACGGCTTTTATTGGTCTTTCCCAAGTTGTTGCAGCTGTTTCGATATTTATCTTGCCTGTAAAAATATGGATAACGCTTTTGGCTACAAAAATTCTTTCGGAAACAATCTTAACCGTTAAGGCTATGAGCGTTTACGATCATAAGGTCTCGCCGTTTAATATTTTTGCTGTTGGAATTTTATACCCGTTTTATAGTGTTGCTATTGCTATTATTTCGCTTTTTTATAAACCACAATGGAAAGGGCGAAAGGTAAAGGGTTAA
- a CDS encoding replication-associated recombination protein A, whose protein sequence is MSFRPLAERLRPTSIDDYIGQEHLVSPNAPLRKAFDKGFIPNMILWGPPGVGKTTLAKIIANKIERPFYVLSAVSSGVKDVRETIAKAEKARFFNPQAPILFIDEIHRFSKSQQDSLLAAVEQGVIVLIGATTENPSFEVIGPLLSRCQVYTLKHLEKHHLQTLLDRALSTDTELKKRTFDVQSTDAIFQYSGGDARKLLNILEIVVNQTPEDKTVVINDEIVVNVLQDNIAVYDKDGELHYDIISAFIKSVRGSDPNGALYWLARMINGGEDVKFIARRLIILAAEDIGLANPNALLLANTCFDTVHKIGMPEARIILSETTIYLATSPKSNSAYLAIDNAIESALKTSNAPVPLHLRNAPTKLMKNLDYGKNYKYSHEGAGHFIEQQFLPDQLDGTVFYEPCDNPMEKNILERLKRWWAKRYKY, encoded by the coding sequence ATGTCTTTCAGACCTTTAGCAGAACGTTTAAGACCTACATCTATTGACGATTATATCGGTCAGGAGCATCTCGTTTCACCCAACGCTCCGCTGCGTAAAGCGTTTGATAAAGGCTTCATTCCCAATATGATACTGTGGGGTCCGCCAGGAGTAGGGAAAACAACGTTGGCAAAAATTATTGCCAATAAAATTGAACGACCATTTTATGTGCTGAGTGCAGTGTCGTCTGGCGTTAAAGATGTTCGCGAAACAATTGCTAAAGCCGAAAAAGCACGTTTTTTTAACCCACAGGCACCGATATTGTTTATTGATGAGATACATCGATTTAGCAAATCGCAGCAGGATTCGCTATTAGCAGCAGTCGAGCAAGGTGTAATAGTTCTTATTGGCGCAACAACCGAAAATCCCTCTTTCGAGGTAATTGGACCACTACTCTCACGTTGTCAGGTTTATACGCTTAAGCATTTAGAGAAACATCATCTGCAAACCCTGTTAGATAGAGCGTTAAGCACTGATACGGAGCTTAAAAAACGAACATTCGACGTACAATCAACCGATGCCATTTTTCAATATTCAGGTGGTGATGCCCGTAAGTTGCTGAATATCTTGGAAATAGTTGTAAATCAAACCCCCGAAGATAAAACGGTTGTAATAAATGACGAGATAGTTGTAAACGTTTTGCAAGACAATATCGCTGTTTACGATAAAGATGGCGAGTTGCACTACGATATTATCTCAGCATTTATAAAATCTGTGCGTGGGTCAGACCCAAATGGGGCTTTGTATTGGCTGGCTCGCATGATAAATGGGGGAGAAGATGTAAAATTTATTGCACGAAGATTAATAATTTTGGCTGCCGAAGATATTGGGCTGGCAAATCCCAACGCACTGCTTTTGGCAAATACCTGTTTCGACACTGTGCATAAAATTGGAATGCCCGAAGCGCGAATTATTTTGTCAGAAACGACTATCTATTTGGCAACATCGCCAAAAAGCAACTCGGCATACTTGGCAATTGACAATGCTATAGAGAGCGCCTTAAAAACAAGCAATGCACCTGTACCTCTGCATCTTAGAAATGCCCCAACAAAGCTTATGAAAAACTTAGATTACGGCAAAAACTACAAATACTCACACGAAGGAGCAGGACATTTCATAGAACAGCAATTTTTACCTGACCAGCTTGATGGCACAGTCTTTTACGAGCCCTGTGACAACCCTATGGAGAAAAATATACTTGAACGGTTAAAGCGTTGGTGGGCGAAGCGGTATAAATATTGA